CCCCTTTGTGTCTTGGGGTAAGGAAACCACCTTGTCCTCCACAGTTTCTGCATCCATCTCGGGAAAGGTTATGCCAATCACTTGTGCAAAAGAAGAGAACGAAAAGACCAACAAGACGATGAATAATGAGATTAAGCGCATATTTTTAAATTTAATTCTAAGGTAATAATACTTCACATTTACTTAAGACTATATAACGGCAACATTAGTGCCATATGTATTGAGTATATTTGTTTATTATAAAAGGTTATGAACTATAAAAAACTTACCCTTCTGTTGGTCATTGTTTCGTCTGGCGTTTATGCAGTCGCACAAGAAATGAGCGCTGCTGCAATTTTGGAAAAGTCGATACAATATCATGATCCTAAAGGGCAATGGAGCAGCTTTAACCATGAAATGCAATTTGTGTCTGAGCGTCCCAACGGGCCTGATAGGAAATCAATAGCGTTGATTGATAATAGTAAGGGGTACTTTCATCTTGAGGAAAATGGAAACCAGATGACAATAACCATGGATGATTGTACTGATATTCCTGAAGGGAAGACATGTGATGATGTGAAACGAACCCGGAATTATTATGTGTATTTGTGGGGATTACCGATGAAATTAAAGGATAAGGGGACAGTACTGGATGAGAAAGTGATGGAGGAAGAGTTTGAAGGTAAGGATTGCTATGTGTTGCGTGTCCCTTATGCAGCCGACATTTGGTATTTTTATATCAATAGGGCTACCTATAAAATGGAAGGTTATATGTTTTATAAGGATGAGCCTACAAAAAAAGGAGAAGTTATCTACCTTGAGGGTGAGGTACGCGTAGGAGATACGCGAATCCCAAAAACCAGAAAATGGGTAACTACACCTGACGGTACGTTTCTCGGCACAGATATTTTAATGTCGTCTAAATAGTGGAACAAAAGTCTTTCTCAGAAACTTTAATTTTTAGGGTTATTCTAGTCGCCATACTGGGCGGATTGGCCATATTTTTTATTATATATTTTAAAGATCTATTGAAGCCATTTGTAATGGCAGTAATGATTTGGTACCTGATAAAGACTTTATACAATTACATAAGTAAGATAAAGATAAGGGGGAGGCAGCTTCCGAAGTGGTTGAAGGGGACGCTTTCTCTGGCAATATTATTTGGCGCTGTTCAAATCACGATTAACCTTATCATTACCAATTTGAGTGAGATAGTTGATAACTTTTCAACCTATAAGTCAGCGTTGGATATTTTGTTAATAGACCTTGGAGCATCGATGGGCGTTGAGAACATAACCGATCAGGTACAGGAGCATATTAATAAACTTGATCTACAGGGATTCCTTACCAGTACTGTTTCTTCTTTGTCTGCTACTGTAGGTACTATTGTTGTTGTGATCATTTATATCGTATTCTTATTGCTTGAGGAGGTTGCTTTTTCAAAAAAAATGGATGCTATTTTTCCAGACCAGCGCAAGCGTTCAAGAATCCAGGAAGTGTTGGACGAAATTTATTTGTCCACCAATAAGTACATAACACTTAAAACCGGGATTAGCATTCTGACTGCTGGTTTAAGCTATGGAGTGCTCAGATTATTCGATATGGACTATGCGTTTCTCTGGGCATTCTTAATCTTTGTTTTCAATTATATTCCCTATATGGGTTCTTTAATTGCCACATTGCTACCCTCCTTGTTTGCTATCGTTCAGTTTGGCTCATTGTGGTCGTTTTTGTGGGTGTTTATTAGCGTTCAGGCTATTCAATTAGTAGTTGGCAATTATATCGAACCAAAAATCATGGGAAAGTCATTGAACTTAAGTCCACTGGTAGTCGTGCTGGCTCTTTCATTTTGGGGTTCTGTTTGGGGTTTGTTAGGTATGTTTCTTTCTGTGCCTATCACATCTATCATGATGATTACCCTTGCTCAATTTCCAGCCACACGCAACATTGCCATATTGCTTACAGAGAATGGCAACATCGAAAATATACTGATTAAGAAAAAGGTAGATTAATCTTGAAGCTTTCTAATAGATGTTGTTCCTCTTTGAACGGTTAACGTTTCTCCTTTAAATTCTGTGCTGCCTTCTTGCCTTAACGTTTCCACATAATACCATTCACTTGTGGCAGATTGCGGTGTCAAGGTGAGGAGTATATATCCGTGGTCTCTGTTGTTGGTATATTTAATGTGCGGATTGGTATTTAATAATGTAAGCTCAGATTTTTTTACTTCCTCCGTGGCGGTCCTCTCGTTGCTGTTGGCAGCGGATATACTTGGAGTTCCAAATTCGATGGCAAACGCTCCCCGTGAAGTGATGGGATCGTAGGTGTTGGCTACATCGGTAGCTACTTCTATTGCCCATGAAGCATGAGTGTCGCCAGTCAGGAACACGACATCACGAATCCTGTTGTTGACAATGTGTTCCTTGATTTGTTTTTTTTCAGCAGGATAGCCATCCCATGAATCCAGGTTGCGTGGCATACTTGGCAGCACCTGGCTCAAGTCAATATCTGAAAAGATCACTTGATTGCCGACTAGTTTCCATAAGGCTTTTGAACTTGAAAGTTGATTTTCAAACCATTGTAGTTGGTCAGCGCCCAACATCGTACGTGATTCATCATAGTATTGAGGGTCGCTTAAACTATCTACAGGTTTTGTTCTTCCCTCCAGGCGCTCATCCAACATAAATAAATCGGCTAATGGGCCAAA
This genomic interval from Nitrospirota bacterium contains the following:
- a CDS encoding alkaline phosphatase D family protein is translated as KYGDTTIGRFNLPSHEIVTLQDYRTRYSQYRTDLGARRIHQQHPFITIWDDHEVANNSYTAGAQNHQQEEGDYEARKKAARQAYYEWLPIRENRILYRSISFGPLADLFMLDERLEGRTKPVDSLSDPQYYDESRTMLGADQLQWFENQLSSSKALWKLVGNQVIFSDIDLSQVLPSMPRNLDSWDGYPAEKKQIKEHIVNNRIRDVVFLTGDTHASWAIEVATDVANTYDPITSRGAFAIEFGTPSISAANSNERTATEEVKKSELTLLNTNPHIKYTNNRDHGYILLTLTPQSATSEWYYVETLRQEGSTEFKGETLTVQRGTTSIRKLQD
- a CDS encoding AI-2E family transporter, which produces MEQKSFSETLIFRVILVAILGGLAIFFIIYFKDLLKPFVMAVMIWYLIKTLYNYISKIKIRGRQLPKWLKGTLSLAILFGAVQITINLIITNLSEIVDNFSTYKSALDILLIDLGASMGVENITDQVQEHINKLDLQGFLTSTVSSLSATVGTIVVVIIYIVFLLLEEVAFSKKMDAIFPDQRKRSRIQEVLDEIYLSTNKYITLKTGISILTAGLSYGVLRLFDMDYAFLWAFLIFVFNYIPYMGSLIATLLPSLFAIVQFGSLWSFLWVFISVQAIQLVVGNYIEPKIMGKSLNLSPLVVVLALSFWGSVWGLLGMFLSVPITSIMMITLAQFPATRNIAILLTENGNIENILIKKKVD